One segment of Solanum lycopersicum chromosome 1, SLM_r2.1 DNA contains the following:
- the LOC101250733 gene encoding DNA topoisomerase 2 isoform X2, whose translation MATKKLPLQSSSNANITNANGKTIEQTYQKKTQLEHILLRPDTYIGSVEKHTQALWVWEDDRMVHRPVTYVPGLYKIFDEILVNAADNKQRDPKMDALEVVIDPRQNLVSVYNNGDGIPVEIHQEEGVYVPELIFGHLLTSSNYDDAEKKTTGGRNGYGAKLTNIFSTEFVIETADGKRQKKYKQVFSNNMGKKGEPIITKCKASENWTRVSFKPDLAKFNMEELEADVVALMRKRVIDLGGCLGKTVKVKLNEQRIPVKSFEEYCKLFLDSHDAKREFLKVNDANGVLRWEICVSLSEGQFQQVSFVNSIATIKGGTHVDYVANQIANHIMGVVNRKNKNANIKAHAVKNHLWMFVNALIDNPAFDSQTKETLTLRQSSFGSKCELQPDFLKKVEKNIGIVDSLLSWADFKLSKDLKKTDGKKSDKVKVEKLEDANDAGGRNSDKCTLILTEGDSAKALAMAGISVVGRDHYGVFPLRGKLLNVREASHKQVSENKEIESIKKILGLQTGKEYDSVKSLRYGHLMIMTDQDHDGSHIKGLLINFIHTFWPSLLKVPSFLVEFITPIVKATHKSGRILAFYTMPEYEAWRRSLGATSSGWSIKYYKGLGTSTSKEGKEYFQDLQKHRKDFVWADNQDGESIELAFSKKKIEARKNWLRQFEPGTHLDQKEKYISYTEFVNKELILFSMADLQRSIPSMLDGLKPGQRKILFCAFKRNFVKEAKVSQFSGYVSEHSAYHHGEQSLSSTIIGMAQDYVGSNNVNLLQPNGQFGTRNMGGKDHASSRYIYTRLSPIARFLFPKDDDTILDYLNEDGQSIEPTWYVPVIPTVLVNGSEGIGTGWSSYVPNYNPRDLVANVRRLLNDELMEPMDPWYKGFKGKIEKTATKETGATYTVTGIIEEVSETTLRISELPVRRWTEDYKQFLESMTVSTDKAKDSFIKEVRAYGDENSVCFEVIMSEDNLLLAQQEGLLKKFKLTTTISTSNMHLFDSKGKIKKYDAPEEILEEFYHVRLEYYEKRKKALLEILELELLRIENKVKFILGVVKGEIIVNNRKRAELLLELKNKGFTPFPKKKPVEAVVADSTDDADDSEESPEESSRGVRASDYDYLLSMAIGTLTLEKVQELCADRDKLNAEVEDMRNATPKHLWMKDLDVLDKQLDEQDKIDIQTEEAREKLKKKVMNAAGKAAPKPKPRKTNKKAESTAESMDVSFGSTAETANVSEVVKPKGRGRPAKAKPIVVEDEEEEDEVLALKDRLAAYNLNSSPDRSEVTETEVPKAQTKAPAKRAAAQKKALPSTPDVSDGEDAIEIDDDEFEPAAAVGGKKKGGRKPAAAKAAAAPKPPGKKAPANNQSQSVGQRLITQVLKPAEDAGVSPDRKVRKMRASPFNKKSGAVMGKNTSSSSTSSHESEEVSPLIPSLGSLDEEVSEVVVAPKARPQRATKKTTTYVISDSDTEEDNDDIEISDDDIEPSDDTDSDFE comes from the exons ATGGCAACCAAAAAACTGCCGTTACAATCTAGTAGCAACGCCAATATTACAAATGCAAACGGAAAAACGATTGAACAAACCTACCAGAAGAAGACCCAGCTTGAACACATCCTTCTCCGTCCCGATACGTACATCGGATCTGTTGAAAAACACACTCAAGCTCTTTGGGTATGGGAGGATGACAGGATGGTTCATCGCCCTGTAACTTATGTGCCTGGGCTGTATAAGATTTTTGATGAGATCTTAGTTAATGCAGCTGATAACAAACAGAGAGATCCGAAAATGGACGCGTTGGAAGTGGTTATAGATCCGCGACAAAATTTAGTTAGTGTATACAACAACGGTGATGGTATTCCTGTCGAGATCCATCAGGAGGAGGGTGTGTATGTGCCAGAATTGATTTTTGGGCATTTGTTGACCAGTAGTAACTATGATGATGCTGAGAAGAAAACCACTGGTGGAAGAAATGGATATGGTGCTAAGCTTACGAATATCTTTTCTACTGAATTTGTCATTGAAACTGCTGATGGAAAGCGGCAGAAGAAGTATAAGCAG GTTTTCTCTAACAACATGGGAAAGAAGGGTGAACCAATTATAACTAAATGCAAAGCAAGTGAGAATTGGACAAGAGTTTCATTTAAGCCAGACCTGGCAAAGTTTAACATGGAAGAGCTCGAAGCAGATGTAGTTGCACTAATGAGAAAGAGAGTAATTGATTTGGGTGGATGCCTTGGAAAGACTGTGAAGGTGAAACTCAATGAACAGCGTATTCCCGTCAAATCATTTGAAGAGTATTGCAAGCTTTTTTTGGATTCTCATGATGCGAAAAG GGAGTTCCTGAAAGTTAATGACGCAAATGGAGTATTAAGGTGGGAGATATGTGTGAGTTTGAGTGAAGGACAATTTCAACAG GTCAGTTTTGTGAACAGCATTGCGACTATTAAGGGTGGAACTCACGTTGATTATGTGGCTAACCAAATAGCAAACCATATAATGGGTGTAGTGAATAGGAAGAACAAAAATGCTAACATCAAAGCCCACGCAGTGAAGAACCATTTATGGATGTTTGTTAATGCTCTCATTGACAATCCTGCATTTGATTCACAAACTAAAGAAACCTTGACCCTGCGTCAGAGCAGTTTCGGTTCAAAATGTGAACTTCAACCGGATTTTTTGAAGAAAG TTGAGAAGAATATTGGCATTGTCGACTCTCTTCTCTCCTGGGCAGACTTTAAACTTAGCAAAGATCTTAAGAAGACTGATGGAAAAAAATCTGATAAGGTCAAGGTGGAGAAGCTGGAAGATGCTAATGATGCAGGAGGGAGGAATTCTGATAAATGCACATTGATTTTGACTGAAGGAGACTCAGCCAAGGCTCTAGCT ATGGCTGGAATATCTGTTGTTGGGAGAGATCACTATGGTGTGTTCCCTTTGAGGGGTAAGCTGCTAAATGTAAGGGAAGCAAGTCATAAACAGGTTtcagaaaataaagaaattgaatCTATCAAGAAGATTCTTGGACTTCAGACAGGCAAAGAATATGACAGTGTCAAATCACTCAGATATGGTCATTTAATGATTATGACTGATCAG GATCATGATGGTTCACATATCAAGGGtctcttaattaatttcatcCACACTTTTTGGCCGTCCTTGCTGAAAGTTCCATCTTTCTTGGTGGAGTTTATCACACCAATTGTGAAG GCTACTCACAAAAGTGGGAGGATACTGGCATTTTATACCATGCCTGAGTATGAGGCATGGAGAAGGAGTTTGGGTGCTACTTCAAGTGGTTGGTCTATCAAGTACTATAAG GGGTTGGGAACAAGTActtcaaaagaaggaaaagagtacTTCCAAGATCTTCAGAAACACAGGAAAGATTTTGTCTGGGCAGATAACCAAGATGGGGAATCAATAGAACTTGCTTTCAGTAAGAAGAAGATAGAAGCAAGGAAGAATTGGCTTAGACAATTTGAG CCTGGCACCCATCTAGACCAGAAAGAAAAGTACATCTCGTACACCGAATTTGTTAACAAAGAGCTTATTCTGTTTTCAATGGCTGACCTTCAAAGGTCTATTCCTTCAATGCTTGATGGTTTGAAACCGGGTCAAAGGAAGATTCTGTTCTGTGCATTTAAGAGGAATTTTGTTAAGGAAGCAAAAGTTTCCCAATTTTCTGGTTATGTCTCTGAGCACTCAGCTTATCATCATGGTGAGCAGAGTCTTAGCAGCACCATCATTGGCATGGCACAAGACTATGTTGGCAGCAATAATGTAAATCTATTGCAACCAAATGGTCAGTTTGGCACTCGAAATATG GGAGGCAAAGATCATGCAAGTTCTAGGTACATTTACACTAGGCTTTCACCAATTGCAAGATTTCTGTTTCCTAAGGATGATGATACCATCCTTGATTACTTGAATGAAGATGGACAGTCTATTGAACCTACTTG GTATGTACCAGTAATTCCAACGGTACTTGTGAATGGAAGTGAAGGTATAGGAACAGGTTGGAGTTCATATGTCCCTAATTATAATCCAAGGGACCTGGTTGCAAATGTAAGGCGTTTACTGAATGATGAGCTAATGGAGCCAATGGATCCATGGTATAAAGGTTTCAAAGGGAAAATAGAGAAAACAGCAACAAAAGAAACTGGAGCAACCTACACTGTCACTGGTATTATAGAAGAGGTCAGCGAAACAACTCTTAGGATTTCTGAGTTGCCAGTTCGGAGGTGGACAGAGGACTATAAGCAGTTTTTGGAATCCATGACAGTCTCAACTGACAAGGCCAAGGATTCTTTCATAAAG GAAGTCAGAGCGTATGGTGATGAGAACTCTGTATGTTTTGAAGTGATCATGTCTGAGGACAATCTGCTATTGGCCCAGCAAGAGGGTTTGCTGAAAAAATTTAAGCTGACTACTACAATAAGTACCAGCAATATGCACCTTTTCGACTCCAAGgggaaaatcaagaaatatgATGCCCCAGAAGAGA TTCTTGAAGAGTTCTACCATGTACGACTCGAGTATTATGAGAAAAGAAAG AAAGCTCTATTGGAGATTCTCGAATTGGAGTTGCTGAGAATTGAGAACAAGGTGAAATTCATCCTTGGAGTTGTGAAAGGCGAAATCATTGTGAACAACAGGAAGAGAGCTGAGCTCTTGCTTGAATTGAAGAACAAAGGATTTACTCCTTTCCCCAAGAAAAAGCCAGTTGAAGCTGTTGTTGCAGACTCTACTGATGATGCAGATGATAGTGAAGAGAGCCCAGAGGAGTCAAGTAGGGGAGTTAGGGCAAGTGATTATGACTACTTGCTGTCGATGGCAATAGGAACATTGACTCTTGAGAAGGTTCAAGAGCTGTGTGCTGACAGGGATAAACTGAATGCTGAAGTTGAAGATATGAGAAATGCAACTCCAAAGCATTTATGGATGAAAGATCTTGATGTCCTTGACAAACAGCTTGAT GAACAAGATAAAATTGATATCCAAACTGAGGAAGCTAGAGAAAAGCTAAAGAAGAAGGTGATGAATGCAGCTGGAAAAGCAGCACCCAAGCCTAAACCCCGAAAAACTAATAAGAAGGCCGAGTCTACTGCTGAATCAATGGATGTGTCGTTTGGTTCTACGGCGGAAACAG CCAATGTTTCTGAGGTTGTGAAGCCAAAAGGCAGAGGTCGTCCTGCAAAG GCAAAACCTATAGTtgttgaagatgaagaagaagaggatgaAGTGCTAGCGTTGAAAGATAGACTTGCAGCTTACAACCTCAACTCTTCTCCAGATCGATCAGAAG TCACAGAGACTGAAGTGCCAAAAGCTCAGACGAAAGCACCTGCTAAAAGGGCTGCTGCACAAAAGAAGGCTCTGCCATCCACTCCAGATGTTTCTGATGGTGAGGATGCGATTGAAATTGATGACGATGAGTTTGAGCCAGCAGCAGCTGTGGGAGGGAAAAAGAAAGGTGGGAGGAAACCAGCAGCTGCAAAAGCAGCAGCAGCACCTAAACCCCCTGGGAAGAAAGCACCAGCTAATAATCAATCACAGAGTGTTGGTCAGAGACTCATAACTCAAGTTCTGAAGCCTGCAGAGGATGCTGGTGTGTCACCTGACCGTAAAGTGAGAAAAATGAGGGCATCTCCATTTAACAAGAAAAGTGGAGCTGTTATGGGAAAGAACACAAGTAGCAGTAGTACTTCTTCACATGAAAGTGAAGAAGTAAGTCCTCTTATTCCTTCCTTGGGCAGTCTAGATGAGGAAGTTAGTGAAGTTGTTGTCGCTCCAAAAGCTAGACCACAGAGGGCAACGAAGAAGACGACGACATATGTTATCAGTGACTCTGATACTGAAGAGGATAACGATGATATTGAAATTTCTGATGATGATATCGAACCTTCTGATGATACTGATTCTGATTTTGAGTAG
- the LOC101250733 gene encoding DNA topoisomerase 2 isoform X1 — MATKKLPLQSSSNANITNANGKTIEQTYQKKTQLEHILLRPDTYIGSVEKHTQALWVWEDDRMVHRPVTYVPGLYKIFDEILVNAADNKQRDPKMDALEVVIDPRQNLVSVYNNGDGIPVEIHQEEGVYVPELIFGHLLTSSNYDDAEKKTTGGRNGYGAKLTNIFSTEFVIETADGKRQKKYKQVFSNNMGKKGEPIITKCKASENWTRVSFKPDLAKFNMEELEADVVALMRKRVIDLGGCLGKTVKVKLNEQRIPVKSFEEYCKLFLDSHDAKREFLKVNDANGVLRWEICVSLSEGQFQQVSFVNSIATIKGGTHVDYVANQIANHIMGVVNRKNKNANIKAHAVKNHLWMFVNALIDNPAFDSQTKETLTLRQSSFGSKCELQPDFLKKVEKNIGIVDSLLSWADFKLSKDLKKTDGKKSDKVKVEKLEDANDAGGRNSDKCTLILTEGDSAKALAMAGISVVGRDHYGVFPLRGKLLNVREASHKQVSENKEIESIKKILGLQTGKEYDSVKSLRYGHLMIMTDQDHDGSHIKGLLINFIHTFWPSLLKVPSFLVEFITPIVKATHKSGRILAFYTMPEYEAWRRSLGATSSGWSIKYYKGLGTSTSKEGKEYFQDLQKHRKDFVWADNQDGESIELAFSKKKIEARKNWLRQFEPGTHLDQKEKYISYTEFVNKELILFSMADLQRSIPSMLDGLKPGQRKILFCAFKRNFVKEAKVSQFSGYVSEHSAYHHGEQSLSSTIIGMAQDYVGSNNVNLLQPNGQFGTRNMGGKDHASSRYIYTRLSPIARFLFPKDDDTILDYLNEDGQSIEPTWYVPVIPTVLVNGSEGIGTGWSSYVPNYNPRDLVANVRRLLNDELMEPMDPWYKGFKGKIEKTATKETGATYTVTGIIEEVSETTLRISELPVRRWTEDYKQFLESMTVSTDKAKDSFIKEVRAYGDENSVCFEVIMSEDNLLLAQQEGLLKKFKLTTTISTSNMHLFDSKGKIKKYDAPEEILEEFYHVRLEYYEKRKKALLEILELELLRIENKVKFILGVVKGEIIVNNRKRAELLLELKNKGFTPFPKKKPVEAVVADSTDDADDSEESPEESSRGVRASDYDYLLSMAIGTLTLEKVQELCADRDKLNAEVEDMRNATPKHLWMKDLDVLDKQLDEQDKIDIQTEEAREKLKKKVMNAAGKAAPKPKPRKTNKKAESTAESMDVSFGSTAETANVSEVVKPKGRGRPAKQAKPIVVEDEEEEDEVLALKDRLAAYNLNSSPDRSEVTETEVPKAQTKAPAKRAAAQKKALPSTPDVSDGEDAIEIDDDEFEPAAAVGGKKKGGRKPAAAKAAAAPKPPGKKAPANNQSQSVGQRLITQVLKPAEDAGVSPDRKVRKMRASPFNKKSGAVMGKNTSSSSTSSHESEEVSPLIPSLGSLDEEVSEVVVAPKARPQRATKKTTTYVISDSDTEEDNDDIEISDDDIEPSDDTDSDFE; from the exons ATGGCAACCAAAAAACTGCCGTTACAATCTAGTAGCAACGCCAATATTACAAATGCAAACGGAAAAACGATTGAACAAACCTACCAGAAGAAGACCCAGCTTGAACACATCCTTCTCCGTCCCGATACGTACATCGGATCTGTTGAAAAACACACTCAAGCTCTTTGGGTATGGGAGGATGACAGGATGGTTCATCGCCCTGTAACTTATGTGCCTGGGCTGTATAAGATTTTTGATGAGATCTTAGTTAATGCAGCTGATAACAAACAGAGAGATCCGAAAATGGACGCGTTGGAAGTGGTTATAGATCCGCGACAAAATTTAGTTAGTGTATACAACAACGGTGATGGTATTCCTGTCGAGATCCATCAGGAGGAGGGTGTGTATGTGCCAGAATTGATTTTTGGGCATTTGTTGACCAGTAGTAACTATGATGATGCTGAGAAGAAAACCACTGGTGGAAGAAATGGATATGGTGCTAAGCTTACGAATATCTTTTCTACTGAATTTGTCATTGAAACTGCTGATGGAAAGCGGCAGAAGAAGTATAAGCAG GTTTTCTCTAACAACATGGGAAAGAAGGGTGAACCAATTATAACTAAATGCAAAGCAAGTGAGAATTGGACAAGAGTTTCATTTAAGCCAGACCTGGCAAAGTTTAACATGGAAGAGCTCGAAGCAGATGTAGTTGCACTAATGAGAAAGAGAGTAATTGATTTGGGTGGATGCCTTGGAAAGACTGTGAAGGTGAAACTCAATGAACAGCGTATTCCCGTCAAATCATTTGAAGAGTATTGCAAGCTTTTTTTGGATTCTCATGATGCGAAAAG GGAGTTCCTGAAAGTTAATGACGCAAATGGAGTATTAAGGTGGGAGATATGTGTGAGTTTGAGTGAAGGACAATTTCAACAG GTCAGTTTTGTGAACAGCATTGCGACTATTAAGGGTGGAACTCACGTTGATTATGTGGCTAACCAAATAGCAAACCATATAATGGGTGTAGTGAATAGGAAGAACAAAAATGCTAACATCAAAGCCCACGCAGTGAAGAACCATTTATGGATGTTTGTTAATGCTCTCATTGACAATCCTGCATTTGATTCACAAACTAAAGAAACCTTGACCCTGCGTCAGAGCAGTTTCGGTTCAAAATGTGAACTTCAACCGGATTTTTTGAAGAAAG TTGAGAAGAATATTGGCATTGTCGACTCTCTTCTCTCCTGGGCAGACTTTAAACTTAGCAAAGATCTTAAGAAGACTGATGGAAAAAAATCTGATAAGGTCAAGGTGGAGAAGCTGGAAGATGCTAATGATGCAGGAGGGAGGAATTCTGATAAATGCACATTGATTTTGACTGAAGGAGACTCAGCCAAGGCTCTAGCT ATGGCTGGAATATCTGTTGTTGGGAGAGATCACTATGGTGTGTTCCCTTTGAGGGGTAAGCTGCTAAATGTAAGGGAAGCAAGTCATAAACAGGTTtcagaaaataaagaaattgaatCTATCAAGAAGATTCTTGGACTTCAGACAGGCAAAGAATATGACAGTGTCAAATCACTCAGATATGGTCATTTAATGATTATGACTGATCAG GATCATGATGGTTCACATATCAAGGGtctcttaattaatttcatcCACACTTTTTGGCCGTCCTTGCTGAAAGTTCCATCTTTCTTGGTGGAGTTTATCACACCAATTGTGAAG GCTACTCACAAAAGTGGGAGGATACTGGCATTTTATACCATGCCTGAGTATGAGGCATGGAGAAGGAGTTTGGGTGCTACTTCAAGTGGTTGGTCTATCAAGTACTATAAG GGGTTGGGAACAAGTActtcaaaagaaggaaaagagtacTTCCAAGATCTTCAGAAACACAGGAAAGATTTTGTCTGGGCAGATAACCAAGATGGGGAATCAATAGAACTTGCTTTCAGTAAGAAGAAGATAGAAGCAAGGAAGAATTGGCTTAGACAATTTGAG CCTGGCACCCATCTAGACCAGAAAGAAAAGTACATCTCGTACACCGAATTTGTTAACAAAGAGCTTATTCTGTTTTCAATGGCTGACCTTCAAAGGTCTATTCCTTCAATGCTTGATGGTTTGAAACCGGGTCAAAGGAAGATTCTGTTCTGTGCATTTAAGAGGAATTTTGTTAAGGAAGCAAAAGTTTCCCAATTTTCTGGTTATGTCTCTGAGCACTCAGCTTATCATCATGGTGAGCAGAGTCTTAGCAGCACCATCATTGGCATGGCACAAGACTATGTTGGCAGCAATAATGTAAATCTATTGCAACCAAATGGTCAGTTTGGCACTCGAAATATG GGAGGCAAAGATCATGCAAGTTCTAGGTACATTTACACTAGGCTTTCACCAATTGCAAGATTTCTGTTTCCTAAGGATGATGATACCATCCTTGATTACTTGAATGAAGATGGACAGTCTATTGAACCTACTTG GTATGTACCAGTAATTCCAACGGTACTTGTGAATGGAAGTGAAGGTATAGGAACAGGTTGGAGTTCATATGTCCCTAATTATAATCCAAGGGACCTGGTTGCAAATGTAAGGCGTTTACTGAATGATGAGCTAATGGAGCCAATGGATCCATGGTATAAAGGTTTCAAAGGGAAAATAGAGAAAACAGCAACAAAAGAAACTGGAGCAACCTACACTGTCACTGGTATTATAGAAGAGGTCAGCGAAACAACTCTTAGGATTTCTGAGTTGCCAGTTCGGAGGTGGACAGAGGACTATAAGCAGTTTTTGGAATCCATGACAGTCTCAACTGACAAGGCCAAGGATTCTTTCATAAAG GAAGTCAGAGCGTATGGTGATGAGAACTCTGTATGTTTTGAAGTGATCATGTCTGAGGACAATCTGCTATTGGCCCAGCAAGAGGGTTTGCTGAAAAAATTTAAGCTGACTACTACAATAAGTACCAGCAATATGCACCTTTTCGACTCCAAGgggaaaatcaagaaatatgATGCCCCAGAAGAGA TTCTTGAAGAGTTCTACCATGTACGACTCGAGTATTATGAGAAAAGAAAG AAAGCTCTATTGGAGATTCTCGAATTGGAGTTGCTGAGAATTGAGAACAAGGTGAAATTCATCCTTGGAGTTGTGAAAGGCGAAATCATTGTGAACAACAGGAAGAGAGCTGAGCTCTTGCTTGAATTGAAGAACAAAGGATTTACTCCTTTCCCCAAGAAAAAGCCAGTTGAAGCTGTTGTTGCAGACTCTACTGATGATGCAGATGATAGTGAAGAGAGCCCAGAGGAGTCAAGTAGGGGAGTTAGGGCAAGTGATTATGACTACTTGCTGTCGATGGCAATAGGAACATTGACTCTTGAGAAGGTTCAAGAGCTGTGTGCTGACAGGGATAAACTGAATGCTGAAGTTGAAGATATGAGAAATGCAACTCCAAAGCATTTATGGATGAAAGATCTTGATGTCCTTGACAAACAGCTTGAT GAACAAGATAAAATTGATATCCAAACTGAGGAAGCTAGAGAAAAGCTAAAGAAGAAGGTGATGAATGCAGCTGGAAAAGCAGCACCCAAGCCTAAACCCCGAAAAACTAATAAGAAGGCCGAGTCTACTGCTGAATCAATGGATGTGTCGTTTGGTTCTACGGCGGAAACAG CCAATGTTTCTGAGGTTGTGAAGCCAAAAGGCAGAGGTCGTCCTGCAAAG CAGGCAAAACCTATAGTtgttgaagatgaagaagaagaggatgaAGTGCTAGCGTTGAAAGATAGACTTGCAGCTTACAACCTCAACTCTTCTCCAGATCGATCAGAAG TCACAGAGACTGAAGTGCCAAAAGCTCAGACGAAAGCACCTGCTAAAAGGGCTGCTGCACAAAAGAAGGCTCTGCCATCCACTCCAGATGTTTCTGATGGTGAGGATGCGATTGAAATTGATGACGATGAGTTTGAGCCAGCAGCAGCTGTGGGAGGGAAAAAGAAAGGTGGGAGGAAACCAGCAGCTGCAAAAGCAGCAGCAGCACCTAAACCCCCTGGGAAGAAAGCACCAGCTAATAATCAATCACAGAGTGTTGGTCAGAGACTCATAACTCAAGTTCTGAAGCCTGCAGAGGATGCTGGTGTGTCACCTGACCGTAAAGTGAGAAAAATGAGGGCATCTCCATTTAACAAGAAAAGTGGAGCTGTTATGGGAAAGAACACAAGTAGCAGTAGTACTTCTTCACATGAAAGTGAAGAAGTAAGTCCTCTTATTCCTTCCTTGGGCAGTCTAGATGAGGAAGTTAGTGAAGTTGTTGTCGCTCCAAAAGCTAGACCACAGAGGGCAACGAAGAAGACGACGACATATGTTATCAGTGACTCTGATACTGAAGAGGATAACGATGATATTGAAATTTCTGATGATGATATCGAACCTTCTGATGATACTGATTCTGATTTTGAGTAG